From the genome of Pelobacter propionicus DSM 2379, one region includes:
- a CDS encoding GrpB family protein, which produces MKPETLDEKVKRVLRDRIEVVPYDACWPLLFEEEKAYLLAMFPQDLIRRVEHFGSTSVPGLAAKPVIDMLIEVSSLERTKVEIAQVLERKGYDYFWRASHGEEVPPFYAWFIKRNGRGERTHHLHMVESHFEQWDRLLFRDYLRSHPEEAARYQELKLSLCRQYGDDRIAYTRAKTGFIVELTKRAQGRTQHAVRHM; this is translated from the coding sequence ATGAAGCCGGAGACACTGGACGAGAAAGTCAAGCGGGTGCTGCGCGACAGGATTGAGGTTGTTCCCTATGATGCCTGCTGGCCATTGCTGTTCGAAGAGGAAAAGGCGTATCTCCTTGCGATGTTTCCCCAGGACCTGATCAGGAGGGTCGAACATTTCGGCAGTACCTCGGTGCCGGGGCTGGCGGCCAAGCCGGTGATCGACATGCTGATCGAGGTCTCGTCACTTGAAAGGACGAAAGTGGAAATCGCGCAGGTTCTGGAAAGAAAGGGCTACGACTACTTCTGGCGCGCCAGCCATGGCGAGGAGGTCCCCCCCTTCTACGCCTGGTTCATCAAACGGAACGGACGGGGGGAGCGTACCCACCACCTGCACATGGTGGAGTCCCATTTCGAACAGTGGGACAGGCTGCTGTTTCGCGATTACCTGAGGAGCCATCCGGAAGAGGCGGCGCGCTATCAGGAGCTGAAACTGTCACTTTGCCGTCAGTATGGCGACGACCGCATCGCCTACACCAGGGCCAAGACCGGTTTCATCGTCGAGTTGACCAAGAGAGCACAGGGGAGAACTCAACATGCAGTGCGCCATATGTGA
- a CDS encoding radical SAM protein, whose product MQCAICENRCLIPENGTGICGMYTVNDGIQMEKYPDQYLVVVPSEIESMPMLHYHPGGTFLQLCTVGCNMRCCGCVSWVITESVDAIRGALHSLTPEDVVARALAEGCRGIMFCFNEPAVSFLTFKRLASRAREGGLLVGCASNGCFTEEAFRDLLRHIDFINIGIKGSSDETYALLGARSAVPVFRNLQLSIESGVATEVAAVYVKGREDELRETARRVASLSPDIPFQLMRFIPLAMADGSQEPTVREAETLCREIGGLLSYVYLFNSPGTEHLHTRCPRCGEIIVRRGFNGPMCAHVTHWREGYVCSCGFTPPFSGSPERDGGAQVLGYFGGYKTIMALESVQTVLAFLGEREPAVIASVLQRILESGYIKGLYERGKRVDSWLEIVDHYALIAGREAQAGELRAFIQHHVSLVAEGARAVTHRPRVYFSLGHPLIAVFGDKFECNLVELAGGHCVNGEIRRDETPGMTIAAETLNRLDPEIMLSVGALGYPPQDYHAVCLQAGLDVRAVRQGRIHSLAPYNASGRPDWILGFLHMATIIHPELFSFDMEMLADEFYRKFLGISPGPDGRRRSIAHPRVLKSRVAFRENEPLPGLQLTSA is encoded by the coding sequence ATGCAGTGCGCCATATGTGAGAACCGATGCCTGATCCCGGAGAACGGGACCGGCATCTGCGGCATGTACACGGTTAACGACGGTATCCAGATGGAGAAGTATCCCGACCAGTATCTGGTTGTGGTGCCGTCGGAAATCGAATCCATGCCCATGCTGCACTACCACCCGGGCGGGACGTTCCTGCAACTCTGCACTGTCGGCTGCAACATGCGCTGCTGCGGTTGCGTCTCCTGGGTTATTACCGAGAGCGTGGACGCAATCCGGGGCGCGCTGCATTCCCTGACTCCTGAAGATGTGGTGGCCAGGGCGCTGGCCGAGGGGTGCCGGGGGATCATGTTCTGCTTCAACGAACCGGCAGTTTCCTTTCTTACCTTCAAGAGGCTGGCGTCCCGCGCCCGGGAAGGGGGGCTCCTGGTGGGGTGCGCCAGCAACGGCTGCTTCACCGAAGAGGCGTTCCGGGACCTCTTGCGCCACATCGACTTCATCAACATCGGCATCAAGGGGTCGAGCGACGAGACCTACGCCCTGCTGGGCGCCCGCTCCGCGGTCCCCGTCTTTAGAAACCTGCAACTGAGCATTGAAAGTGGGGTGGCCACGGAAGTGGCGGCGGTGTACGTGAAGGGGCGTGAGGATGAACTGCGGGAGACGGCGCGGAGGGTGGCCTCGCTCTCGCCGGATATCCCCTTTCAGCTCATGCGCTTCATCCCGCTGGCCATGGCGGACGGCTCCCAGGAACCCACCGTGCGGGAGGCTGAGACGCTTTGCCGGGAAATCGGGGGGCTGCTCAGCTACGTCTACCTGTTCAACTCTCCCGGCACGGAGCATCTGCACACCCGCTGCCCGCGGTGTGGAGAGATCATTGTGAGGCGGGGCTTCAACGGCCCCATGTGCGCCCATGTCACCCATTGGCGGGAGGGGTATGTGTGCTCCTGCGGTTTCACTCCCCCCTTCAGCGGAAGTCCGGAGCGGGACGGCGGCGCCCAGGTGCTGGGTTATTTCGGGGGGTACAAGACCATCATGGCCCTGGAGTCGGTCCAGACCGTGCTGGCATTCCTGGGGGAGCGGGAGCCGGCGGTGATCGCCTCGGTGCTGCAGCGCATCCTGGAGTCGGGGTACATCAAGGGGCTGTATGAGCGGGGCAAGCGGGTTGACTCCTGGCTGGAGATTGTTGACCATTATGCGTTGATTGCCGGCAGGGAAGCGCAGGCCGGCGAACTGCGGGCGTTCATCCAGCACCATGTCTCTCTGGTGGCGGAAGGTGCCCGAGCAGTTACCCATCGTCCCAGGGTGTACTTCTCGCTGGGACACCCGCTGATCGCTGTTTTCGGGGACAAGTTCGAGTGCAACCTGGTGGAACTGGCCGGTGGGCACTGTGTCAACGGCGAAATCCGGCGTGACGAAACCCCTGGCATGACCATTGCCGCGGAAACGCTGAACCGTCTCGATCCGGAAATCATGCTCAGCGTCGGCGCGCTTGGTTATCCGCCGCAGGATTATCATGCTGTCTGTCTGCAAGCGGGTCTGGATGTCAGGGCCGTTCGGCAGGGGAGGATTCACTCCCTGGCCCCCTACAACGCGTCGGGCCGGCCGGACTGGATCCTGGGGTTTCTGCACATGGCCACCATCATTCATCCCGAGCTGTTCAGTTTTGATATGGAAATGCTGGCCGATGAGTTTTACAGGAAGTTTCTGGGGATTTCCCCGGGACCGGACGGTCGGCGCAGGTCCATCGCCCATCCGCGGGTTCTAAAGAGCCGGGTTGCGTTTCGTGAGAATGAGCCGCTTCCCGGTCTTCAGCTGACGTCTGCGTGA
- a CDS encoding cytidylate kinase-like family protein produces the protein MVEKLIVPTVEKRISALFEFNRRKEAEALSKGKTRKPKLTITFAREFGCEAYPAVERLQALMENKTGEAWLAMDRALLQEVARNHELSEDVLHRLGERTQFLDDIISTFAPSWKGDKDYFELLCRHVVALASAGNVILMGRGSAIITQSMKNCRHFFLYASEDFKVRSMCRRLRIEPKEAKKLIQQKQGERDQFLRTALGHTPGDMSVYNLVFNNDRNSADKIAHTVAEYVMES, from the coding sequence ATGGTTGAAAAGTTGATCGTTCCCACTGTCGAAAAGCGTATCAGCGCCCTTTTCGAGTTTAACCGGAGAAAAGAGGCAGAGGCACTGTCGAAGGGTAAGACAAGAAAGCCGAAGCTGACGATCACCTTTGCCCGTGAGTTCGGCTGCGAGGCCTACCCTGCCGTGGAGCGTCTTCAGGCGCTGATGGAAAACAAGACCGGTGAGGCCTGGTTGGCAATGGACAGGGCGCTTCTGCAGGAGGTGGCCCGCAACCATGAGCTTTCCGAAGATGTGCTGCACAGGCTCGGAGAAAGAACTCAGTTTCTGGACGACATTATCTCCACATTCGCGCCAAGCTGGAAGGGTGACAAAGACTATTTCGAGTTGCTCTGCAGGCATGTTGTCGCGCTGGCCTCGGCGGGAAATGTGATTCTCATGGGGCGGGGGAGCGCAATTATTACTCAATCCATGAAGAACTGCCGGCACTTCTTCCTCTACGCGTCTGAGGATTTCAAGGTCCGTTCCATGTGCCGGCGTCTGAGGATCGAACCGAAAGAGGCCAAAAAGCTGATTCAACAGAAGCAGGGTGAGCGGGACCAGTTTCTCCGCACCGCCCTCGGCCATACTCCCGGTGATATGAGCGTGTACAACCTGGTATTCAACAATGATCGCAACAGTGCGGACAAGATTGCCCATACCGTTGCGGAGTATGTCATGGAGAGCTGA
- a CDS encoding cytidylate kinase-like family protein — translation MVEKLIVPTVEKRISALFEFNRRKEAEALSKSTATKPKLSITFAREFGCEAYPAMERLQAQMENKTGEAWLVLDKALLQEVARNHELSEDVLRRLGEKPQFLDDIISTFAPSWKGDKDCFQLLCKHVVALASAGNVILVGRGSAFITQSMKNCRNVFLYGSEEFKVRSICRRLGIEPKEAKKLIQQKQGERDQFLRTFLDRTPRDLSVYNLVFNNDRNTPDQIAHTVAEYVMPR, via the coding sequence ATGGTTGAAAAGTTGATCGTTCCCACTGTCGAAAAACGTATCAGCGCCCTTTTCGAATTTAACCGGAGAAAAGAAGCCGAGGCCCTCTCAAAGAGCACGGCGACAAAACCGAAGCTGTCGATCACCTTTGCCCGTGAATTCGGCTGCGAGGCCTACCCTGCCATGGAGCGTCTTCAGGCACAGATGGAAAACAAGACCGGCGAGGCCTGGTTGGTGCTGGACAAGGCGCTTCTACAGGAGGTGGCCCGCAACCATGAGCTTTCCGAAGATGTTCTGCGCAGACTTGGGGAAAAACCACAGTTTCTGGACGATATTATCTCCACGTTCGCACCAAGCTGGAAGGGCGATAAGGACTGCTTTCAGCTGCTCTGCAAGCATGTTGTCGCGCTGGCTTCGGCTGGAAACGTGATTCTGGTGGGACGGGGGAGCGCGTTCATTACTCAATCCATGAAGAACTGCCGGAACGTCTTCCTCTACGGCTCTGAAGAGTTCAAGGTCCGCTCCATATGCCGGCGTCTGGGGATCGAACCGAAAGAGGCCAAAAAGCTGATTCAACAGAAGCAGGGTGAGCGGGACCAGTTTCTCCGCACCTTCCTCGACCGTACCCCCCGCGATCTGAGCGTGTACAACCTGGTCTTCAACAATGATCGCAACACTCCGGACCAGATCGCCCATACCGTCGCGGAGTATGTCATGCCGCGCTGA
- a CDS encoding NADH-quinone oxidoreductase subunit NuoE family protein codes for MSPCTEHVAATTRKFPEVDLILEKYDHQPARLTLILQAIQDEYRYLPMEVLSHVIEELDIPATKVFGVVSFYAHFTLEPRGKYVIRLCDGTACHAKRSIPILEALYAKLGLSSKKVTTPDMLFTVETVTCLGACGLAPVMLINEEVYGRVTPASAVALIDEIIAKEANA; via the coding sequence ATGTCACCCTGTACTGAACACGTTGCCGCAACGACTCGAAAATTTCCAGAAGTCGACCTGATTCTGGAAAAGTACGACCACCAGCCTGCCCGGCTGACCCTGATCCTTCAGGCAATACAGGATGAGTACCGTTATCTGCCGATGGAGGTCCTTTCACACGTCATCGAGGAACTGGACATACCGGCAACAAAGGTGTTCGGTGTTGTTTCGTTTTATGCGCATTTTACCCTGGAACCGCGCGGCAAATATGTCATTCGGCTGTGTGACGGCACGGCCTGCCATGCCAAGCGTTCGATCCCCATACTGGAAGCCCTGTATGCAAAACTGGGCCTGAGCAGCAAAAAGGTAACCACCCCTGACATGCTGTTTACCGTTGAGACGGTCACCTGTCTCGGCGCCTGCGGTCTTGCGCCGGTTATGCTTATCAACGAGGAAGTCTATGGCCGGGTGACTCCCGCCAGCGCGGTGGCGCTGATTGATGAAATCATTGCAAAGGAGGCAAACGCGTGA
- a CDS encoding (2Fe-2S) ferredoxin domain-containing protein: MSHVKSSVQTGSKRRIIICAGTGCVSSGALKVHGALLKKLSERNMDIDVKLAPESQNLHLSKSGCQGFCQMGPLVTVLPDNILYCKVTTSDVDDIVEQTILKGEVVQRLTYLDPATNKHCTSYDEIPFYTRQTRFVLKECGWIDPESLNEYIATGGYGGAIKAFLEMTPEEICREVIASGLRGRGGGGFPTGRKWEIARMQPAEKKYVICNGDEGDPGAFMNRSVMEGNPHAVIEGLMIAARAIGSDEVYVYVRAEYPLAVKRMNMAVEDAEAAGILGNNIFGTGKRMKCTILPSAGAFVCGEETAMLASIEGLRGTPVPKPPFPAQCGLRGKPTIINNVETLAQIPRILLAGAQSFKKMGTPASPGTKTFALTGHVVNTGLIEVPFGTTLREIVFSIGGGVTTDEGTPTDGMFKAVQVGGPSGGCLPPELLDMPLDFDSLLSAGAMVGSGGLVVMNQQTCMVSVARFFMEFTQRESCGKCVLCREGTRQLLVLLDDVIEGRATLQTLDIMELLAKSIKLGSLCGLGKTAPNAVLSTLKYFRAEFESHVVDKQCPTGQCSLLTKPDRVTA; encoded by the coding sequence GTGAGTCACGTTAAATCCTCCGTTCAAACGGGCTCAAAGCGGCGCATCATCATCTGTGCCGGCACCGGCTGTGTCTCCAGTGGGGCACTCAAGGTCCATGGGGCGTTACTAAAAAAACTCTCTGAGCGCAACATGGATATCGATGTAAAACTTGCTCCGGAGAGCCAGAACCTGCACCTCTCCAAAAGCGGTTGCCAGGGGTTCTGTCAGATGGGGCCACTTGTCACCGTACTTCCCGACAATATCCTCTACTGCAAGGTGACAACGTCCGATGTGGATGACATTGTCGAACAGACCATCCTGAAAGGCGAGGTTGTCCAGCGTCTGACGTACCTTGACCCTGCCACGAACAAACATTGCACATCGTATGACGAAATCCCCTTTTATACGCGGCAGACACGATTCGTTTTAAAGGAATGTGGCTGGATTGATCCTGAAAGCCTGAATGAGTACATTGCGACCGGCGGCTATGGTGGTGCAATAAAGGCTTTCCTGGAAATGACCCCCGAAGAAATCTGCAGGGAGGTGATCGCTTCCGGTCTTCGCGGCCGAGGGGGGGGCGGTTTCCCCACCGGCCGCAAATGGGAAATAGCCCGCATGCAGCCGGCGGAGAAGAAATACGTCATCTGCAATGGCGACGAGGGCGATCCCGGCGCATTCATGAACAGAAGCGTCATGGAGGGGAACCCCCACGCGGTTATCGAGGGGCTGATGATCGCTGCCCGCGCAATCGGCTCCGATGAGGTATATGTCTATGTCCGTGCCGAGTATCCACTGGCGGTGAAACGGATGAATATGGCGGTTGAGGATGCCGAGGCCGCGGGGATACTGGGCAACAACATCTTCGGCACCGGCAAGCGGATGAAATGCACCATACTGCCCAGTGCCGGAGCATTTGTGTGCGGAGAAGAAACCGCCATGCTGGCCTCCATCGAAGGCCTGCGCGGTACGCCCGTCCCCAAACCCCCCTTTCCGGCGCAGTGCGGTCTCAGGGGCAAACCGACTATCATCAACAATGTGGAGACCCTTGCCCAGATTCCGCGCATTCTGCTGGCTGGTGCCCAGAGCTTCAAAAAAATGGGGACTCCCGCTTCGCCCGGCACCAAGACATTTGCGCTCACCGGCCATGTTGTCAATACCGGCCTGATCGAGGTGCCATTCGGAACGACGCTGCGTGAAATTGTCTTCTCCATCGGTGGCGGCGTCACCACTGATGAGGGAACCCCCACGGACGGCATGTTCAAGGCCGTTCAGGTGGGCGGCCCCTCCGGTGGATGCCTGCCTCCTGAACTGCTCGATATGCCGCTGGACTTCGATTCACTGCTGTCGGCGGGCGCCATGGTCGGTTCAGGCGGTCTTGTGGTCATGAATCAGCAGACCTGCATGGTGAGCGTGGCGCGTTTCTTCATGGAGTTCACCCAGCGGGAATCCTGCGGCAAATGCGTACTCTGCCGCGAGGGGACACGCCAGCTGCTTGTCCTGCTGGACGATGTTATTGAAGGGCGGGCAACACTGCAAACCCTCGACATCATGGAACTATTGGCAAAGAGTATTAAGCTCGGTTCGCTGTGTGGCCTCGGCAAGACCGCGCCGAACGCCGTGCTGTCGACGCTCAAATATTTCCGCGCGGAGTTCGAATCCCATGTGGTGGATAAGCAGTGTCCTACCGGCCAGTGCAGTCTTCTCACTAAACCGGACAGGGTGACTGCATGA
- a CDS encoding 2Fe-2S iron-sulfur cluster binding domain-containing protein — translation MTRFADTTVYINNRPVVMEGERNLLELIRKTGIDLPTFCYQSDLSVYGSCRLCLVEIEGRGIVGSCSTPPEAGMRVHTHTEEIRELRKIAIELFLANHDSNCPTCLKSDDCQLQNLARRLGVDAVRFQSVLVKKPIDNSSPAIIRDPNKCVLCGDCARMCSEIQGIGAIDFAHRGHDAAVLPAFGKKIGEVECVNCGQCTIVCPTGSLCLKPEMEEVWKSLTDKQTYTVAAIAPAVRVAIGEIFGMEAGAVSTGQMLAALKLLGFDQVYDVSFAADLTTIEEGSEFLERRSAGVRLPHFTSCCPAWVKYVEHFHPHLIGNLSTCKSPLQMFGALLKDRLPDLVQIPRERVKVVSITPCTAKKFEAKRPEFTHDGIPDIDHVITTIELGRMIKAAGIQFNDLSPESFDMPFGFSTSAGVIFGNSGGVTEAVLRFTMEKLSNKPLAKLDFVEVRGESGIREASFDIGGSTIRFAIVHGLKNAKMLITKIAAGKCAYDFVEVMACPQGCINGGGQPVNHVYNYKQLRTRGLFTAGKMFHLHKPQDNIMVNECYQQYLGDVGGAKAQQLLHTHYKNRRRQTEDGVAAGEGAGVAPTTIGKGHEQQ, via the coding sequence ATGACCAGATTTGCCGATACTACTGTCTACATAAACAATCGACCGGTCGTTATGGAGGGGGAGCGAAACCTGCTTGAATTGATCCGCAAGACCGGAATCGATCTGCCTACATTCTGCTACCAATCGGATCTGAGCGTTTACGGCTCGTGCCGTCTCTGCCTGGTGGAGATCGAGGGGCGCGGTATCGTGGGCTCCTGTTCCACCCCGCCGGAAGCCGGCATGAGGGTTCATACCCATACCGAGGAAATCCGCGAACTCCGAAAGATAGCCATTGAACTGTTTCTTGCAAACCATGACAGCAATTGCCCCACCTGCCTGAAGAGTGACGATTGCCAGTTGCAGAATCTTGCCCGTCGACTGGGGGTCGATGCGGTTCGTTTTCAGTCGGTGCTGGTCAAAAAGCCGATTGACAACTCTTCGCCAGCCATCATACGGGATCCCAACAAATGCGTGCTGTGCGGTGACTGCGCCCGCATGTGCTCGGAGATACAGGGCATCGGTGCCATCGATTTTGCCCACCGCGGCCACGATGCCGCCGTATTGCCCGCATTCGGCAAAAAGATCGGAGAGGTTGAATGCGTTAATTGCGGCCAGTGCACCATTGTGTGCCCAACCGGTTCACTTTGCCTGAAGCCTGAGATGGAAGAGGTGTGGAAGTCGCTCACCGATAAGCAAACCTACACCGTGGCGGCAATCGCTCCGGCCGTCCGGGTCGCCATCGGTGAAATATTCGGTATGGAGGCGGGAGCCGTCTCCACGGGACAGATGCTTGCAGCGTTGAAACTGCTCGGTTTTGACCAGGTGTACGATGTTTCTTTCGCAGCGGATCTCACGACCATCGAAGAGGGCAGCGAGTTTCTGGAGCGGAGAAGCGCCGGTGTCAGGCTGCCGCACTTTACCTCCTGCTGCCCGGCCTGGGTCAAGTACGTCGAGCATTTTCATCCACACCTGATCGGGAATCTCTCCACCTGCAAGTCGCCGCTGCAGATGTTCGGCGCGCTGCTGAAAGATCGTCTTCCTGACCTGGTGCAGATACCAAGGGAACGGGTGAAGGTCGTTTCCATCACCCCCTGTACCGCCAAGAAGTTTGAGGCGAAGAGGCCTGAATTCACCCATGACGGCATCCCGGATATCGACCACGTTATCACGACCATAGAACTTGGCAGGATGATCAAGGCTGCCGGCATCCAGTTCAATGATCTGTCTCCCGAATCCTTTGACATGCCATTCGGTTTCTCCACCAGTGCCGGCGTGATATTCGGCAACTCCGGTGGCGTTACCGAGGCTGTCCTGCGCTTCACCATGGAGAAGCTGAGCAACAAGCCGCTTGCAAAGCTTGATTTTGTGGAAGTGCGCGGCGAGTCCGGAATCCGCGAGGCGTCATTCGACATTGGCGGCAGCACAATCAGGTTTGCCATCGTCCATGGCCTGAAGAACGCCAAGATGCTGATCACTAAAATTGCCGCCGGCAAGTGCGCCTATGACTTTGTTGAAGTCATGGCCTGTCCCCAGGGATGCATCAATGGCGGAGGGCAGCCGGTGAATCACGTTTACAACTACAAGCAACTTCGTACCAGGGGCCTTTTCACGGCGGGCAAGATGTTCCACCTGCATAAACCGCAGGATAACATCATGGTAAACGAATGCTATCAACAGTATCTGGGTGATGTGGGGGGGGCGAAGGCTCAACAGTTGTTGCACACACACTACAAAAACCGTCGTCGGCAAACGGAGGATGGCGTTGCAGCAGGGGAGGGGGCTGGTGTCGCGCCCACAACCATTGGCAAGGGGCACGAGCAGCAGTGA
- the hydE gene encoding [FeFe] hydrogenase H-cluster radical SAM maturase HydE, whose translation MEKQEILRWLRTTGEDRLSRLWQMADQARRRHVGQDVHLRGLIEISNHCSRRCGYCGLNVHNSSIGRYRMTDDEIVACAHQASALGYGTVVMQAGEDPGIGKQWMHDLIRRIKRETDLAVTLSLGERPDEELCSWFDAGADRYLLRFETSRRSLYDSIHPPLAGTMSDRIALLRRLKLFGYEIGSGVMIGIPGQTYDDLATDILLFKELDLDMIGVGPFIPHQATPLGRPDQVAYAVPAEQVPNSEEMTYKVIALSRLLCLRANIPSTTALATINSESGRELGLSRGANVVMPNVTPGAYRALYEIYPSKACVDETAADFGSGLVRRIRSMGRTIGRGRGDSPNLSGRKSRTSEVLP comes from the coding sequence ATGGAAAAACAGGAGATTCTTCGCTGGCTGCGTACCACGGGCGAGGATCGGCTCTCACGATTGTGGCAGATGGCTGATCAGGCGCGGCGGCGGCATGTGGGGCAGGATGTTCATCTCAGGGGGCTGATCGAAATATCCAACCACTGCTCCCGCAGGTGCGGCTACTGCGGCTTGAACGTGCATAACAGCAGTATCGGGCGTTACCGCATGACGGATGATGAAATTGTCGCCTGCGCTCATCAGGCGTCAGCCCTTGGCTATGGCACGGTCGTCATGCAGGCCGGTGAGGACCCTGGTATCGGCAAGCAGTGGATGCACGACCTGATCCGCCGTATAAAGCGCGAGACGGATCTGGCCGTGACGCTCAGCCTGGGCGAGCGGCCGGATGAAGAGCTTTGCAGCTGGTTTGATGCCGGTGCTGATCGCTATCTGCTGCGGTTCGAAACCTCCCGGAGGAGCCTGTACGACAGCATCCATCCGCCGTTAGCGGGAACGATGTCCGACCGAATAGCCCTGCTCCGCAGGCTCAAACTGTTCGGTTATGAAATCGGCAGCGGCGTCATGATCGGCATTCCGGGACAGACCTATGACGATCTTGCCACCGACATCCTCCTGTTCAAGGAGCTTGACCTGGACATGATCGGAGTCGGCCCGTTCATCCCGCACCAGGCCACGCCGCTGGGCAGGCCCGACCAGGTTGCGTACGCCGTCCCGGCGGAACAGGTTCCCAACTCCGAAGAGATGACCTACAAGGTGATCGCCCTGAGCCGACTGCTCTGCCTCCGGGCCAACATCCCCAGCACCACCGCCCTTGCCACCATCAACTCCGAGTCGGGGCGGGAGCTGGGCCTGTCCCGGGGCGCCAACGTTGTCATGCCCAATGTGACCCCTGGAGCGTACCGCGCCCTGTACGAGATTTACCCCTCAAAAGCCTGTGTCGACGAGACCGCGGCAGACTTCGGATCAGGTCTCGTGCGCAGGATTCGCTCCATGGGCAGAACCATCGGCAGGGGGCGCGGCGATTCACCCAACCTGTCCGGGCGAAAGAGCCGCACGAGCGAGGTGCTGCCATGA
- the hydG gene encoding [FeFe] hydrogenase H-cluster radical SAM maturase HydG — MSSLPSMKLSAGAADFIDEAYLFGLLGGKRPEAARVRDIIAKSLEKQALGVEETAQLLLADTPELVEEIFAAARELKEKVYGNRIVLFAPLYIGNKCVNDCAYCAFKRSNASAIRRTLTEGEIRGQVEALESKGHKRLILVFGEHQAYDAEFIAQSVRTVYDTRGKGEIRRVNINAAPLDREGYAIVKAAGIGTYQIFHETYHHETYARLHPRGTRKANYLYRLDGLNRAFEAGCDDVGLGVLFGLVDWRFEVLGLVSHALHLQRRYNVGPHTISFPRLRPAAGVALDRELLVGDQEFKRIIAILRLAVPYTGLILTARENAQVRRECISLGVSQIDAGSRIELGGYTEAGDAQVMEREQFSLGDVRSLDEVMAELMGAGYIPSFCTSCYRVGRTGEHFMEFSIPGFIKEFCTPNALLTLQEYLLDYASPSTREIGDRLIAEELAKLVDGHGKQGVVQRLKEIREGAQRDHCF; from the coding sequence ATGAGTTCCCTGCCATCCATGAAACTGAGCGCAGGCGCCGCCGACTTCATCGACGAGGCGTATCTGTTCGGCCTTCTGGGAGGCAAGCGTCCCGAAGCGGCACGGGTTCGCGACATAATCGCCAAGAGCCTTGAAAAGCAGGCACTGGGTGTGGAGGAAACCGCGCAGCTTCTGCTGGCGGATACGCCTGAGCTGGTCGAGGAGATCTTTGCCGCGGCCCGCGAACTGAAAGAAAAGGTGTACGGAAACAGGATCGTCCTGTTCGCCCCGCTCTACATCGGGAATAAATGTGTGAACGACTGCGCCTACTGCGCCTTCAAGCGGAGCAATGCCAGCGCAATCCGGCGCACGCTGACCGAAGGCGAGATCCGCGGGCAGGTCGAAGCCCTGGAAAGCAAGGGGCACAAACGGCTGATCCTGGTGTTCGGCGAACACCAGGCCTATGATGCCGAGTTCATCGCCCAGAGCGTCAGGACCGTCTACGACACCAGGGGAAAGGGTGAGATCAGGCGGGTGAACATCAATGCCGCCCCCCTTGACCGGGAGGGGTATGCCATTGTCAAGGCCGCCGGGATCGGCACCTACCAGATCTTTCACGAAACATACCATCACGAAACCTATGCCCGCCTGCATCCGCGGGGCACCCGCAAGGCAAACTACCTCTACCGACTGGACGGACTCAACCGGGCCTTTGAGGCCGGCTGCGACGATGTGGGGCTGGGGGTGCTCTTTGGTCTTGTGGATTGGAGATTCGAGGTGCTGGGCCTGGTCAGCCACGCCCTTCACCTGCAGCGGCGCTACAATGTGGGTCCCCACACCATCAGTTTTCCGCGCCTGCGGCCTGCCGCGGGTGTTGCGCTGGACAGGGAGCTCTTGGTTGGCGACCAGGAATTCAAGCGGATCATCGCCATACTCCGTCTGGCTGTGCCCTATACCGGGCTCATCCTGACCGCCCGGGAAAATGCCCAGGTACGCCGGGAATGCATCTCCTTAGGCGTTTCCCAGATCGACGCCGGCAGCCGCATCGAGCTGGGCGGCTATACCGAGGCCGGGGATGCTCAGGTGATGGAGCGGGAACAGTTCTCACTTGGCGACGTGCGTTCCCTGGACGAGGTCATGGCCGAACTGATGGGAGCTGGCTATATTCCCAGTTTCTGCACCTCCTGCTACCGGGTCGGCAGAACCGGTGAACATTTCATGGAATTCAGCATCCCCGGCTTCATAAAGGAATTCTGCACGCCCAATGCCCTGCTGACGCTGCAGGAATACTTGCTGGACTATGCGTCACCGTCCACCAGGGAAATCGGAGACAGGCTGATAGCGGAAGAACTGGCCAAGCTGGTCGATGGCCATGGTAAACAGGGCGTGGTGCAGAGGCTCAAAGAAATTAGGGAGGGCGCACAACGCGACCACTGTTTCTGA